A window of the Clostridium sp. 'White wine YQ' genome harbors these coding sequences:
- the groL gene encoding chaperonin GroEL (60 kDa chaperone family; promotes refolding of misfolded polypeptides especially under stressful conditions; forms two stacked rings of heptamers to form a barrel-shaped 14mer; ends can be capped by GroES; misfolded proteins enter the barrel where they are refolded when GroES binds), whose translation MAKTIIFGEEARRSMQAGVDKLADTVKVTLGPKGRNVVLDKKFGTPLITNDGVTIAREIELEDPYENMGAQLVKEVSTKTNDVAGDGTTTATLLAQAIIREGLKNVTAGANPMLIRNGIRLAVEKAVEEIQNISKPVNGKEDIARVAAISAADETIGKLISDAMEKVGNEGVITVEESKSMGTELDVVEGMQFDRGYVSAYMVTDTEKMEAVLDNPYILITDKKITNIQEILPVLEQIVQTGRKLLIVAEDIEGEAMATLIVNKLKGTFTCVAVKAPGFGDRRKDMLQDIAVLTGGTVVSEELGRDLKETTLDMLGQAESVKISKDNTVIVNGRGNKEEIKARVGQLKSQIEETTSDFDREKLQERLAKLAGGVAVIKVGAATETELKERKLRIEDALAATKAAVEEGIVPGGGTAYVNVIGKVAALTTDVVDSQVGINIIVRALEEPMRQIAANAGVEGSVIIEKVKNSEAGIGYDALNGEYTNMLKAGIVDPTKVTRSALQNAASVASTFLTTEAAVVDIPEKNPPMPNPAGMGMDGMY comes from the coding sequence ATGGCTAAGACAATTATATTTGGTGAAGAGGCTAGAAGATCTATGCAAGCTGGTGTTGATAAGCTAGCTGATACAGTAAAGGTTACTTTAGGACCTAAGGGAAGAAATGTAGTTTTAGATAAGAAATTCGGTACTCCGTTAATTACAAATGATGGAGTTACTATAGCTAGAGAAATAGAATTAGAAGATCCATATGAAAATATGGGAGCTCAATTAGTTAAAGAAGTATCTACAAAGACTAATGATGTAGCAGGAGATGGAACAACTACAGCTACTTTGTTAGCACAAGCAATAATTAGAGAAGGATTAAAGAATGTAACTGCAGGCGCTAATCCAATGCTTATTAGAAATGGAATAAGATTAGCTGTGGAAAAAGCTGTAGAAGAAATTCAAAACATCTCTAAACCAGTAAATGGTAAAGAAGATATTGCTAGGGTTGCTGCAATTTCAGCTGCAGATGAAACAATAGGTAAGTTAATATCTGATGCTATGGAGAAGGTTGGTAACGAAGGTGTAATTACTGTTGAGGAATCTAAATCAATGGGTACTGAATTAGACGTAGTTGAAGGTATGCAATTTGATAGAGGATATGTTTCTGCATACATGGTAACTGATACTGAAAAAATGGAAGCAGTTTTAGATAATCCATATATATTGATAACAGATAAAAAGATCACAAATATTCAAGAAATACTTCCTGTACTAGAGCAAATAGTTCAAACTGGAAGAAAATTATTGATTGTTGCAGAGGATATTGAGGGAGAAGCAATGGCTACTCTAATTGTAAATAAGTTAAAAGGTACATTTACATGTGTAGCTGTTAAGGCACCAGGTTTTGGTGATAGAAGAAAGGATATGCTTCAAGATATAGCAGTATTAACTGGAGGAACAGTTGTATCAGAAGAATTAGGAAGAGACTTAAAAGAAACAACATTAGATATGCTTGGTCAAGCAGAAAGTGTTAAGATATCTAAAGATAATACTGTTATTGTAAATGGAAGAGGAAATAAAGAAGAAATAAAGGCTAGAGTTGGTCAATTAAAGAGTCAAATAGAAGAAACAACTTCAGATTTTGATAGAGAAAAGCTTCAAGAAAGACTAGCTAAACTTGCTGGCGGAGTAGCAGTTATTAAAGTTGGTGCAGCTACAGAAACCGAGTTAAAAGAAAGAAAGCTTAGAATTGAGGATGCTTTAGCAGCAACTAAAGCAGCTGTAGAAGAAGGAATAGTACCAGGTGGTGGAACAGCTTATGTTAATGTAATAGGCAAAGTTGCAGCATTAACAACAGATGTTGTTGACAGCCAAGTTGGTATAAACATAATTGTAAGAGCTTTAGAAGAACCAATGAGACAAATTGCAGCCAATGCAGGGGTTGAGGGTTCTGTTATAATAGAAAAAGTTAAAAATAGTGAAGCTGGAATTGGATATGATGCTTTAAATGGAGAATACACTAACATGCTTAAGGCAGGTATTGTTGATCCAACTAAGGTTACAAGAAGTGCGCTTCAAAATGCAGCATCAGTAGCATCTACATTCTTAACTACAGAAGCAGCTGTAGTAGATATTCCAGAAAAAAATCCACCAATGCCTAATCCAGCTGGTATGGGAATGGATGGAATGTATTAA
- the groES gene encoding co-chaperone GroES — MRVKPLGDRVVIKRLEAEEKTKSGIVLTGTAKEKPQEAEVVAVGPGAVVDGNRIPMEVKVGDKVLFSKYAGTEVKLDGEEYTILKQDDILAIVE, encoded by the coding sequence ATGAGAGTTAAACCACTTGGAGACAGAGTAGTAATTAAAAGATTAGAAGCAGAAGAAAAAACAAAAAGCGGAATCGTATTAACAGGAACTGCTAAAGAAAAACCACAAGAAGCTGAGGTTGTAGCAGTAGGACCTGGAGCAGTAGTAGATGGCAACAGAATCCCTATGGAAGTTAAGGTGGGGGATAAAGTATTATTCTCTAAATATGCAGGTACAGAAGTTAAACTTGATGGAGAAGAGTACACAATATTAAAACAAGACGACATTTTAGCAATAGTAGAATAA
- a CDS encoding O-antigen ligase family protein, whose amino-acid sequence MYKKEATLILTFIAGIMPLIMYPYGDDSYYLPKAIFLYVMCPLLIMILFLDRKKLVIDKKDVTLMIFILFVLISTYFSMNIIISVLGNEVRYEGLIMIIFYGIIYYTAKRYLIIDKKAIRFITVVTIIIAIYSIFQYYGIDPIPKDTYHALIKNNSIGTLGNRNFLSTYITLFLPIILGLYILKGRIKFLVAATILFSSLLCTLTRSGWLAFLIYSLIGLIYVIRKNDKVYLKRIGIILIIFTVIAVVVNNSTSGSIKGRGEQLAKDTEAMSEDSGSGRIYIWNLAIKTTEAHPFLGSGPDTFRYVIEKEFTNEGIVWIQEHGSVIDKAHNEFLQISSTMGIPALLAYLLFLIFVIKDNLKSIFKNEVSFLFSITIIGYLVQSFFNISVINVAPLFWLLLGASNNIDIKRDLKNDLLI is encoded by the coding sequence ATGTATAAAAAAGAAGCAACATTGATTCTAACATTTATTGCAGGAATAATGCCACTTATCATGTATCCTTATGGAGATGACAGTTACTATTTACCTAAAGCTATATTTTTATACGTTATGTGTCCTTTATTAATTATGATTTTGTTTCTTGATAGAAAGAAGTTAGTTATTGATAAAAAAGATGTAACATTAATGATTTTTATATTATTTGTATTAATTAGTACATATTTTTCAATGAATATTATTATTTCAGTTCTAGGCAATGAGGTGCGGTATGAAGGATTAATAATGATAATATTCTATGGAATTATCTACTATACAGCCAAAAGATATTTAATTATAGATAAAAAAGCAATTAGGTTTATTACGGTAGTGACAATAATAATAGCAATTTATAGCATATTTCAGTATTATGGTATAGATCCAATTCCGAAGGATACTTATCATGCATTAATAAAGAATAATTCTATAGGAACTTTGGGTAATAGAAATTTTCTTTCTACGTACATTACTTTATTTCTTCCTATTATATTAGGACTATATATTTTAAAAGGTAGGATAAAATTTTTAGTTGCAGCGACAATTCTGTTTTCATCACTGCTATGTACACTTACCAGAAGTGGATGGTTAGCATTCCTAATATATTCATTAATAGGATTAATATATGTTATTAGAAAAAATGATAAAGTATATCTAAAAAGAATAGGTATAATATTGATAATTTTTACCGTGATTGCTGTAGTAGTAAATAACAGTACTAGTGGTTCGATAAAGGGGAGAGGAGAGCAATTGGCTAAAGATACAGAGGCCATGAGTGAAGATTCTGGTTCTGGGAGAATTTATATATGGAATTTAGCCATTAAGACAACAGAGGCGCATCCTTTTTTAGGCAGTGGACCTGATACATTTAGATATGTAATCGAGAAAGAATTCACAAATGAAGGAATTGTATGGATTCAAGAACATGGCTCTGTTATAGATAAAGCACATAATGAATTTTTACAGATAAGTTCTACAATGGGAATTCCAGCACTTTTAGCTTATTTGTTATTCTTAATATTTGTAATTAAAGATAATTTAAAAAGTATTTTCAAAAATGAAGTGAGTTTTCTTTTTAGCATTACTATAATTGGGTATTTGGTTCAAAGCTTCTTTAATATAAGTGTTATAAATGTGGCACCTTTATTTTGGCTTCTTTTAGGCGCTAGTAATAATATTGATATTAAAAGAGATTTGAAGAATGATTTATTAATATAA
- a CDS encoding type II secretion system protein, which yields MNRRKRKGFTLIEVVAVMAIIGILAVALVPRVSKYMNQAKKVKVLSQVRTVVTNAEMYNAKNNSPIPADTLVSDFDSYISADERVDFEKETSMIESLKLSQCQAILNEEKDFTIGGDGTISVTTS from the coding sequence TTGAATAGAAGAAAAAGAAAAGGCTTTACTTTAATTGAGGTTGTTGCAGTAATGGCCATAATAGGGATTTTAGCTGTGGCATTAGTTCCTAGAGTATCTAAGTATATGAATCAAGCAAAAAAAGTAAAAGTACTATCACAAGTTAGAACAGTAGTGACAAATGCAGAGATGTATAATGCTAAGAATAATTCACCTATTCCTGCAGATACTCTTGTTAGCGATTTCGATTCATACATATCAGCAGATGAGAGAGTTGATTTTGAAAAAGAAACATCAATGATTGAATCTTTAAAACTCTCACAATGTCAGGCTATTCTTAATGAAGAAAAAGATTTTACCATTGGTGGAGATGGAACAATATCTGTAACAACAAGTTAA
- a CDS encoding prepilin peptidase has protein sequence MGILIFIIGLTIGSFLNVCIYRIPLGESIAYPPSHCTNCSTEIKAYDLIPVLSYIFLGGKCRNCGEKISIKYPILELFTGILFYFVFKEYGLTIFALKYFIMIVFLIVIAVIDFNTQDVYSVTTYSCIAIGIIMMLIEKIYLNVDIWPYIIGLIIGVVVIGGIVFIAGGMGEGDIEIAAICGIFLGWQNMILTLLLSFIIGGIVGGALIILKKKTKRDAVAFGPFLFIGAMISLFLGNEIISWYMNFLNLS, from the coding sequence ATGGGAATATTGATATTTATAATTGGACTAACTATTGGAAGCTTTTTGAATGTGTGCATATATAGAATACCTTTAGGGGAATCAATAGCATATCCTCCATCACATTGTACAAACTGTTCAACTGAAATTAAAGCTTATGATTTAATACCAGTACTAAGTTATATATTTTTAGGAGGTAAATGTAGAAACTGTGGTGAAAAGATATCTATTAAATATCCTATATTAGAATTATTTACAGGAATACTCTTTTATTTCGTCTTTAAAGAATATGGTTTGACAATTTTTGCACTTAAGTACTTTATAATGATTGTGTTTTTAATTGTAATAGCTGTAATTGATTTTAATACTCAAGATGTTTATTCTGTAACAACATATTCATGTATAGCTATTGGAATCATTATGATGTTAATAGAAAAAATATATTTAAATGTTGACATTTGGCCTTATATAATAGGGTTAATTATTGGTGTAGTAGTTATAGGCGGAATAGTGTTTATTGCAGGTGGAATGGGAGAAGGAGATATAGAGATAGCTGCTATATGTGGTATTTTTTTAGGATGGCAAAACATGATTTTAACACTGCTTCTATCCTTTATAATTGGAGGAATAGTTGGAGGAGCTCTAATTATTCTTAAAAAGAAAACTAAAAGAGATGCAGTAGCCTTTGGTCCTTTCTTGTTTATTGGTGCAATGATTTCATTATTTTTAGGTAATGAAATTATATCTTGGTATATGAATTTTTTGAATTTAAGTTAA
- a CDS encoding GspE/PulE family protein, which yields MDGVIKRRLGDMLVEFGKITVPQLHEALRKQKITGKKIGEILIESAMVTAEDIMEVLEKQTGITRINLNITSFDKRALKAVPESVCIKHELIPFGFKDNKILIAMWDPLNIFAIDDVSISSGFEVESYISTREQIKKHIEMLYSGQKVIKAAEELSKEKLVAKEIQDHVEEELDDIRNAPVVKMIDYLFKNAIEMRASDIHIEPFEDEIRIRYRIDGQLRTINNLQVESQAALVTRIKILANLNIAEKRVPQDGRILTKVGKKNLDLRVSILPVVSGEKIVIRILDRDSYQIGKEKLGLGEKDLETLERITKSPHGIVLVTGPTGSGKSTTLYTVLNELNTGDLNIVTVEDPVEYTLKGINQVNVHSKAGLTFASGLRSILRQDPDVIMIGEIRDSETAEIAVRSAITGHLVLSTLHTNDAPSSILRLVDMGVKPYLVATSLAGVIAQRLVKKICPNCKEEYEASLYEKTILGEHNDKSVTLYKGKGCGFCNGTGYVGRVGIYEIMEITREHRDLILNSRDSNLLMDLSIKNGMRTLSEACKELVLDGVTTIEELATIAFFKE from the coding sequence ATGGATGGAGTAATTAAGAGACGCTTAGGGGATATGCTAGTGGAATTCGGGAAGATTACAGTACCTCAATTACATGAAGCCCTTAGGAAACAAAAGATAACAGGGAAGAAAATTGGCGAAATATTGATAGAATCGGCTATGGTAACAGCTGAAGATATTATGGAAGTGTTAGAAAAGCAGACAGGGATTACTCGTATAAATCTAAATATCACTTCTTTTGATAAAAGGGCACTTAAAGCAGTTCCGGAAAGTGTTTGTATTAAACATGAATTAATACCATTTGGTTTTAAGGATAATAAAATATTAATTGCTATGTGGGATCCACTTAATATATTTGCGATAGATGATGTATCCATATCCTCTGGTTTTGAAGTGGAATCATATATTAGCACAAGAGAGCAGATAAAGAAACACATCGAAATGCTGTATTCTGGTCAGAAAGTTATAAAGGCAGCAGAAGAACTTTCCAAAGAAAAATTAGTTGCTAAAGAAATACAGGATCATGTTGAAGAAGAATTAGATGATATAAGAAATGCTCCAGTAGTAAAAATGATAGATTATCTATTCAAAAATGCTATTGAAATGAGGGCATCAGATATTCATATTGAACCTTTTGAGGATGAAATAAGAATAAGATATAGAATTGATGGACAACTAAGAACAATAAATAATTTACAGGTTGAAAGTCAAGCAGCATTAGTTACAAGAATAAAGATACTTGCAAACTTAAATATAGCAGAAAAAAGAGTACCTCAAGATGGAAGAATATTAACTAAGGTAGGGAAGAAAAATCTAGATTTAAGAGTATCTATTCTGCCAGTAGTATCAGGAGAAAAAATAGTTATTAGAATATTAGATAGAGATAGTTATCAAATTGGAAAAGAAAAACTAGGACTTGGAGAAAAAGATTTAGAAACTCTAGAGAGAATAACTAAATCACCCCATGGAATAGTTCTTGTTACAGGACCTACAGGTAGTGGAAAATCTACAACCTTATATACGGTTCTAAATGAATTAAATACTGGTGATTTGAACATTGTAACTGTAGAAGATCCAGTGGAGTATACCTTAAAAGGAATTAACCAAGTTAATGTTCATAGCAAAGCTGGATTAACCTTTGCCAGTGGTCTGAGATCCATATTAAGACAAGATCCAGATGTTATTATGATTGGTGAAATTAGAGATAGTGAAACTGCTGAAATTGCAGTTAGGTCAGCTATTACAGGGCATTTAGTGTTAAGTACGCTACACACTAATGATGCACCTTCTTCAATATTGAGATTGGTAGATATGGGAGTAAAACCATATCTAGTTGCTACGTCTTTAGCAGGAGTAATAGCACAAAGACTAGTTAAAAAGATTTGTCCTAATTGCAAAGAAGAATATGAAGCATCTCTTTATGAAAAGACTATTCTGGGTGAACATAATGATAAATCTGTAACCCTATATAAAGGTAAAGGTTGTGGATTTTGTAATGGGACAGGCTATGTAGGAAGAGTTGGAATATATGAAATAATGGAGATAACAAGAGAACATAGGGATTTAATTCTTAACTCTAGAGATTCAAATCTCCTTATGGACTTATCTATAAAAAATGGAATGAGAACATTAAGTGAAGCATGTAAAGAACTTGTTCTAGATGGGGTAACCACCATAGAAGAATTGGCAACGATAGCTTTCTTTAAGGAATAA
- a CDS encoding TIGR01906 family membrane protein, which yields MKISKSSSIYTILKQWLFYICYFIFSITLAFKVIINLTPFYKLLMNIYNIPSQVSMNAQNIYSDFTELMKYLRSYKLLDFPLKYFKYSPEGKFHFDEVRVLFLKMDILFWISLIVLIIFMYFYRKNIKGLFSRYIKFLITLLILCGFIAMPIIINFSWSFEKFHKIFFNNNDWLFDPVTDPIINALPEEVFSSYLIAIVAIFFILLLIPQLIKHFSSKNKSLS from the coding sequence ATGAAAATATCAAAATCTTCTTCAATTTATACAATTTTGAAACAATGGCTATTTTATATATGCTATTTTATCTTTTCTATTACTTTAGCCTTTAAAGTAATTATAAATCTCACTCCCTTTTATAAACTATTAATGAATATCTATAATATACCAAGTCAGGTGTCTATGAATGCCCAAAATATTTATTCTGATTTTACAGAGTTAATGAAATATTTGAGAAGTTATAAGCTCTTAGATTTTCCATTAAAATATTTTAAGTACTCCCCTGAAGGTAAGTTTCATTTCGATGAAGTAAGAGTTTTGTTTTTAAAAATGGATATACTTTTTTGGATAAGCTTAATAGTTTTAATTATATTTATGTACTTTTATAGGAAAAATATAAAAGGCTTATTTTCAAGATATATCAAGTTTTTAATTACGTTGCTTATTCTTTGTGGTTTTATTGCTATGCCAATAATAATTAATTTTTCATGGTCTTTTGAAAAATTCCACAAGATATTTTTTAACAATAATGATTGGTTATTCGACCCTGTAACTGATCCAATAATCAATGCACTACCTGAAGAGGTTTTTTCAAGCTATCTTATAGCTATTGTAGCTATTTTCTTCATACTTTTATTGATTCCACAATTAATTAAACATTTTTCATCAAAAAATAAAAGTCTTTCATAA